In one window of Macadamia integrifolia cultivar HAES 741 chromosome 2, SCU_Mint_v3, whole genome shotgun sequence DNA:
- the LOC122072022 gene encoding guanine nucleotide-binding protein alpha-1 subunit, which produces MLSVVIESMGSLCSKHPRLSEADAEENAQAAEIERRIALETKAEKHIQKLLLLGSGESGKSTIFKQIKLLFQTGFDEAELKSYIPVIHANVYQTIKILNDGSKEFAQNEEDSSKYILSVENKDIGEKLSEIGGRLDYPRLTRELAQEIETLWKDSAIQETYTRGNELQVPDCAHYFMENLPRLSDVNYVPTKEDVLKARVRTTGVVEIQFSPVGENKKSGEVYRLFDVGGQRNERRKWIHLFEGVTAVIFCAAISEYDQMLFEDENRNRMMETKELFDWVLKQPCFEKTSFMLFLNKFDIFEKKVLKVPLNVCEWFKDYQPMSTGKQEIEHAYEFVKKKFEELYFQSTAPDRVDRVFKIYRTTALDQKLVKKTFKLVDETLRRRNLLEAGLL; this is translated from the exons ATGCTATCTGTTGTGATAGAAAGTATGGGCTCACTCTGCAGTAAACACCCACGTCTCAGTGAAGCTGATGCTGAAGAAAATGCTCAG GCAGCAGAAATTGAGAGGCGTATTGCTCTGGAAACAAAGGCGGAAAAGCACATCCAGAAACTTCTACTGCTTG GGTCTGGAGAGTCGGGGAAGTCTACTATTTTTAAGCAG ATAAAACTATTGTTTCAGACTGGCTTTGACGAGGCAGAGCTAAAGAGCTATATACCAGTCATCCATGCCAATGTGTATCAGACAATTAAA ATTCTGAATGATGGCTCCAAGGAATTTGCACAAAATGAAGAAGATTCATCAAAATACATTTTATCAGTTGAAAATAAG GATATCGGGGAGaagctatcagaaataggaggCAGGTTGGACTATCCACGCTTGACCAGAGAGCTTGCACAGGAGATAGAAACTTTGTGGAAAGATTCTGCAATTCAG GAAACTTACACACGTGGAAATGAACTTCAAGTTCCAGATTGTGCTCACTATTTCATGGAGAATTTGCCGAGATTATCTGATGTGAATTATGTCCCAACAAAG GAGGATGTTCTAAAAGCCAGAGTACGGACAACTGGTGTTGTAGAAATTCAGTTTAG TCCTGTTGGAGAGAATAAGAAAAGTGGTGAAGTTTATAGACTCTTTGATGTTGGAGGCCAGAGaaatgagagaagaaaatgGATCCATCTATTTGAAGGAGTCACAGCTGTAATTTTCTGTGCTGCTATTAGCGA GTACGATCAGATGCTCTTCGAGGATGAAAACAGGAACAGAATGATGGAGACCAAGGAACTCTTTGATTGGGTCCTGAAGCAACCATGTTTTGAG AAAACATCCTTCATGCTATTCCTCAACAAGTTTGATATATTTGAGAAGAAGGTTCTGAAG GTACCACTAAATGTATGCGAGTGGTTCAAAGATTACCAGCCAATGTCAACAGGGAAGCAAGAGATTGAGCATGCATATGA gTTTGTGAAGAAGAAATTTGAGGAACTATACTTTCAGAGCACTGCACCAGATCGTGTGGATCGGGTGTTCAAAATTTATAGGACCACTGCTCTTGATCAGAAACTTGTTAAGAAAACCTTCAAACTGGTAGATGAGACTTTGAGGAGGCGAAACCTTTTAGAGGCTGGTTTATTGTGA